In a genomic window of Desulfobaccales bacterium:
- a CDS encoding DUF6599 family protein, with translation MARRKAKVSAAQRLTGYAILALLGLITVGLLVQQSRFNPAVIVALRAPQPVGRVQAGSGQGEAATAALIPEVPGFTPLAAVESYNPDNLSDKIDGKAELYLAAGFKEMSCRMFSLAGAEKTHVDVYLYDMESAQNAYAVFSGQRRAGSPSITLTANAYATSNALFFTQGKFYVEIVADRASETLKNTLSTYAAALLAKLPAQAETKSEGALFPKEGLAADTVRLSAADTFGLEGFNNVLTGEYTLKNGKATAFIAQRDTPDQAQADAKRYLEFLAANGYKKIQAPGGPAGLSAFSLEDSFEIVFVQGRILAGVHDATSQAAALELSNNLRTELKGK, from the coding sequence ATGGCAAGGCGTAAGGCAAAAGTGAGCGCGGCGCAGAGGCTGACCGGTTATGCCATTCTGGCCCTGTTGGGCTTGATCACCGTGGGGCTGTTGGTCCAGCAGTCCCGGTTCAACCCCGCGGTGATCGTGGCTCTGCGCGCCCCTCAACCTGTTGGGCGGGTCCAGGCCGGTTCGGGTCAGGGAGAGGCCGCGACGGCTGCGCTGATCCCGGAGGTTCCGGGATTTACCCCTCTGGCCGCGGTGGAGAGCTACAATCCGGATAACCTGTCCGATAAGATCGACGGCAAAGCCGAACTTTATCTGGCGGCTGGGTTTAAGGAAATGTCCTGCCGCATGTTTAGTCTGGCCGGGGCAGAAAAGACCCACGTGGACGTCTACCTCTACGATATGGAGTCGGCCCAAAATGCCTATGCCGTATTCAGCGGCCAGCGCCGGGCCGGCTCCCCCAGTATTACTCTCACCGCCAATGCCTATGCCACCAGCAATGCCCTGTTTTTCACGCAGGGCAAGTTTTATGTGGAGATCGTAGCGGACCGGGCCTCGGAGACGCTAAAAAACACGCTTTCGACCTACGCGGCCGCGCTTTTGGCCAAGCTGCCGGCCCAGGCTGAAACCAAGAGTGAGGGGGCGCTTTTTCCCAAGGAAGGCCTGGCCGCTGATACCGTGCGTCTGAGCGCCGCGGATACCTTCGGCCTGGAGGGGTTCAATAACGTCCTCACCGGGGAATACACCCTGAAAAACGGGAAGGCCACGGCCTTTATAGCGCAGCGCGATACGCCGGATCAAGCCCAGGCGGACGCCAAGCGTTACCTGGAATTTTTGGCCGCCAACGGGTACAAGAAAATCCAGGCTCCGGGAGGCCCGGCGGGTCTCTCGGCGTTCAGCCTGGAAGATTCGTTTGAAATCGTCTTTGTCCAGGGCCGCATTTTAGCGGGGGTGCATGACGCGACCTCGCAGGCCGCGGCGCTGGAACTCAGCAAT
- a CDS encoding YMGG-like glycine zipper-containing protein — MKRTIIVMLVALWAVAGCANLSTTEQRVLSGGAIGAGSGAVIGALAGSAGLGAAAGAGAGLLGGFLYDQSQKTR; from the coding sequence ATGAAAAGAACGATCATTGTCATGTTGGTAGCGTTGTGGGCGGTAGCCGGATGCGCCAATCTGTCAACCACGGAACAGCGGGTGTTAAGTGGCGGAGCCATCGGCGCTGGCAGCGGCGCCGTCATCGGAGCCTTGGCGGGGTCTGCGGGCTTAGGGGCTGCCGCCGGTGCGGGAGCGGGCTTGCTGGGAGGTTTTCTTTACGATCAGTCCCAGAAAACCCGTTAA